Below is a window of Hydrogenimonas sp. SS33 DNA.
GCGAGGATGAGGATGAGGTTGGAGCTGGCGATGCGGCTGCCGTCACCGGCGGCTCCGAAGAGGAAGAAGATGAGGCCATAAGCCCCGAGGGTATCGGCAAAAAAGGCGAGGAGGATGGCGGCCAGCTTCATGGCGATGCTGGCGATGGCGACGAGGCGGTAGCGGCCGAGGCTGCCAAGTTTTCCCCACAGGGCGTTGCTGATCATGGCGCCCACCATTTGGGTGGTGATGAGGATCCCCACCTCTTTGCCCCCCAGGTGGATCGTCTCTTTGGCGTCGAGAATAACGAAGGGCATGGCGATAAGGTAGCCGTAGGCCAGCAGAAAGGTGCTTACCTGAATCTGCAGTTGCCGGTCGTTGCGCAGAATCTCCAGGGCGTGGCGCAAAAAGGCGCTGAAAGATTCGATTTTGGTTTCGAAGTGGGTTTTGACCGGTTCGTCCACGGTGGCGAAAGCCAGCAGGCCAATGCCCATCAAAACGGCGCTAAGCATGAAGAGATAGGCAAAGTCGTAGGGGGGCGAAAAACGCTCCAGCACCCAGGCGGCCACTGCACCGCTGAGTAGCGCCCCCAGCCCCGAAAAGAACTGCCGCCACGCCATCGTTTTGCCGCGAAAACGGTGGGAGAAGATTTTGGCGACGATCTCCCTGAAATAGATGGCGCCGAAACCCGCGCTGAAGCTGAAGATAAAAAGTCCCAGGCCGATGCACCAGAGCGTGAGGGTGGGGTGCTCTTTGCCAAAGAGCCAGATCGCCACGCCTATGAGAAACCAGGAGAGAAAGCGGATCAGAAAGACCCGCCGAAGGTAAGGCAGCATTCGCGCGTAGTGTTGCGCCTTGTAGGCGGCAAAAAGCTGCATCAGCACCGCGCCGCCGCGTTGAAGGGCCGTGAAAAAGCCGATGAGCATCGGCGAGCCGCCGAAATGCTGGATCATCAGGGGCAGGATCGTGGAGGGTTCGGCGACGGTGGTCCCCACGGTGAGGAAAAAGCCGTGGAGGATGTTCTTGACGTGGTTGGAGAATTTATCCATGGTTTTCAGTGTGTAGTGTGTAGTGTGTAGCGGGTAGTATTTTTCGTTCCCAATGACCAGTGACCAATGACAAATGACTATACATCGATCTTCTCCCATCCTTCGGCGATGGTCGCCGCTTCGTTTTTTGCAAAAAGCCAGAGGGCAGCATTGAATTTGGCAAGTTTCACCAGCGCTTCGTCGGGTTCTCTCATCTGTGCGATCGCTTCCTCCTTGCTGATGCGTTCGAAAGATTTTCGGTAGGTGACGCCGAATTTCGCCGGGTCGACGACGATCTCTTCGGTCTCGCCCTTTTCGTACACCCACAGGCGGCATTTGCCGAAGATTTCGGGGGTTCCTTCGTTGCCTTTGAGGATGATCAGCCGTTCATACCGGTCGCCGAAGATCTTGATGTATTTTTTCACGTAGGGTTTGTGAAAGACGCCGATAACCGCCGTATCGCAGCCGCCGACGTGGGGGAGGCGTTCAAGGGTGTTGAGGCCGGTGCGAAGGCCCAGTTTTTGGCGGACGGGGGTCAACGCCGCCAGGGCGGGCGCATAGTTTTTGCGATCGAACCGGACCAGGTTTGCGGGCAGGTCGAGGGCGTCGCACGCTTCCTTGACGCTAAGGCCGTTCTTGGAAGGCTGAAGCTCTCCGGTATAGACGACGGGACGGATGCCGAAGGGGGCGACGGCGGCGGCTGCCAGATGGAAGAGGTAGGGGTTGTCGGCTTTGCCGTCGAAGGGGTAGCCCAGCTCCAGCCCCTTTTCGACGGGGACCTTCTTCGTATAACTGTCCAGCACGGCCAGGGCGGCGCGAAACTCTTCCGTGCTTTCGGGCTTGAGGCGCCATCCCAGCAAAAAGGCGGCGATCTGCTCCGGTTCGGCGCTGCCTTCCAGCATCATCGTCATGGCATCCGCCATCTCTTCGCCGCTCAGGTCACGGTTGTGCTTTGCGCCGGTGCCGACGCACTTGAGGTAGCGGATGAATCGTTCGTTCACGCTTGTTTCGCCATTTCCCGGCGAATCTCTTCGAGCCGTGCGATGCGGTCTTCCGTGCTCGGGTGGGTGCGGAAGAGGTTGGCGAAACTGACGTTTTTGCCCGTAAAGGGGTTGACGATGAACATGTGGGCCGTTTCGGGGGTCGCTTCGGGCAGGATGCCCTGGCGGTTGTAGTTTTCGAGTTTGACGAGGGCGCTCTCCAGCCATTCGGGGTGGCCGGTCAGGTAGGCTGCGCCGGCGTCGGCTTCATATTCGCGGCTGCGGCTGACGGCCATCTGGATGATCCCCGCCGCCAGGGGCAGGATGATGGAGAGGATGAGCATCACGATGGGGTTGGGTGAATCTTCGTCCCGCCCGCCGCCGAAAAAGGCGCCGAACTGCATGATGTTGGCGATCCAGGCGATGGCGCCCGCGATGGTGGCGGCGATGGTGCCGATGAGGATGTCGTAGTGGCGCACGTGGCTCAACTCATGGGCCAGGACCCCTTCGATCTCCTCTTCGTTGAGCAGGTCCAGCAGCCCCTCGGTCACCGCCACGGCGGCATGCCTCGGGTTGCGTCCCGTGGCGAAGGCGTTGGGGACCTTTTCGGGGATGATGTAGACTTTGGGCATCGGCAGCCCCGCCTTCTGGGCCAGGCGCCGGACGATGGCGATGAGCCCCGGGGCCGTCGTTTCGTCCACTTCCACCGCGTGGTAGTGTTTGAGTACCAGCTTGTCCGAGTAGAAGTAGGAGAAGAAGTTCATGGCGCCGGCGAAGAGCAGGGCGATGAGCATGCCGCTGGTTCCCCCGAACATCCCGCCGATCCAGACCATCAGGAGTGTCAACAGGGTCAAAAGAATCACCGTTTTTACCGCTTCCATCTCTTCCATCCTTCCATTTTTTTGGCGATATTTTATCCAAAAAATTGATACGAAAATCCTTGAGGGCGAAAGTTGTATCATGGCAGTAAAGTTCGAAGAGGTAGCTTGGAGTATAATTTCAAAAAAATTTGAAGCTAAGGAATTTTATGCAGCGACGCACCTTTCTCAAAACCCTCGCCGCCGTCGGCGCGGCGGGTGCCCTGCCCCTCTGGGCGCAGGAGAGCGGCATAACCCCCGGTTCCAGGCGTTTTCTCGTTACCTGGGATTTCGACATCCGATACGAGGATGCCAAAAGCTTTCCCGCCCGGCTCTGGAACCCGCTGCCGGAGAACCGCCCCTGGCAGGTTTTGCGCCGACTGAAGCTGGAGACCGATGCAAAGGCGTGGGAGATCAACCGCAAAAACCCCTACGATGCGCGGGTGCTCTACGCCGAATGGCCCAAAAGCGGCCGCCCGAAGCGGCTGCACCTGGTGACGGAGATCGAAACGCGCGACAGGAGCGTGCCGTTAAAAAAGATCGAAGCGGCTTCCAGACGCAACCTCCCCATTCCCGAAGCGGCGGCGTTCTACCTGCAGCCGACCTTCCACATCCCAACCGACGGGAAGATCAAAGCCAAAGCCGACGAACTGACCCGGGGAGTGAAGGACCGTTTTGAAAGGGTCAAACGCATCTACGACTGGGTGACGCAGGTGACCTTCCGCGACCCCAAAGTGATCGGTTGCGGGGTGGGCCATGCGGGCAAAATGATGGAGAGCGGCTATTTCGGGGGCAAATGCACCGACATCAGTTCGCTGTTCGTGGCACTCCTTCGCGCCGCCGGGATTCCGGCAAGGGAAGTCTTCGGCATCCGCCTGGGGCGTTCACACTTCTCCAAGGCCCTGGGCAAGGCCGACGCCAACGGTGTGGCCGACATCACCACATGGCAGCACTGCCGGGCCGAGTACTACATCCCCGGGGCGGGGTGGATACCCTCCGATCCGGCGGACATCACGAAGCTGGAGCTGGTGGAGCACAGAAAATACGAAGACCCGCGGGTCCAGGAGCTCAAACGGCGCTACCTGCACAGCTGGGAGATGAACTGGGTGGGCTTCAACCACGCCCGCGACTTTGTGCTTTTCCCCAAACCGGAGCAGTATCCCATCAATATGCTGGGCTACCCCTACGTCGAAGTGGAGGACGAACCGCTCGACTACTACGACCCCAAAGGGTTCTCCTACCGATTCGTCAGCCGGGAGCTGCGGTAGGTGCATACCCAGACCCTCGATTGCCGCAACGAAGCGTGCCCCATCCCCGTTTTGCGAACCAAAGAGGCGCTGGAGGCGATGGATGAGGGGATTTTGGACGTCATCGTCGACAATGTCGCCTCCCGGGAAAACGTCAAACGCTTCGCCACCCGCATGGGCTGCTATTTCGAAGAGAAGCGGCTCGAAGACGGGACAACGCAGATCAGCATCGTCAAGGGCTACGAGTGCCGTTTGCCGGACGACGAAACGTCGCAGCGGGCCGAGACGATCGTCGAGAAGGAGAGATCGCGCCGCACCAACCGGTCGGTCTGGGCGCTGCTTCTCGGCGGCATCGTCTCCGCCGTTTTGGCCAGCACCTGCTGCATCGGCCCCCTGCTTTTTCTGCTCTTCGGCGTCAGCGTCGGCTCTGCCGGTTTTTTACACCTGCTGGCACCCTACCATACGCTCTTTACCCTCGTCGCCGCCGGTGTGACGCTCTGGCTCTGGATCGAGTATTTCAGAAAGCGCAACATTCCCGCGTGCGAGACGATTCTGTGCCGGAAATATGTCTGGTTTCTGGGGGCGGGGACGCTGCTGGTGATCGTGATGCTCACCTATCCCTGGTGGGTGGTGTTTTTGGTGAATAGTGAATAACGGGAATTGAGAGGAAGGTGAAGGAATGAAACGGTGGATTTTTTTTACGGCGTTGACGGCTTCGCTGCTTTGGGCCGACAGGATCGCCCATATCGATGTTGAGGGGATGACCTGCCCGCTCTGTACCGTGGCGATCAAGAAGAGTCTGAAAAAGACGCCGGGGGTGCTGCACGCCAAAGTGCGCCTCAACAGCCACTCCGCCACCGTCCGCTTCCGCGACGACCTGAATGCGTCGAAGCTGCTGGAAGCCATCGAGAAGGTGGGCTACAAAGGGAAGATTCTCAAGATCGAGAAGGCGGAATAATCTCTATTCTACGACCAACGGCTTCTTCTCGAAGGGCAGGACCTCTCCGATGATGGCGGCATATTCGTCTCCTTCGTCGCGGATGCGTTGCAGCAGGCGGGGGGCGTCGTCTGCATGGACGGCGATAAGCAGGCCGCCGGAGGTCTGGGCGTCGTAGAAGAGCATCCTCTCGACCCCCTTGATACGCCATTCGGTTTTGTCGTTGAGGTAGCCTTCGTTGGTGTAGGTGCCGGCGGGGATGATGCCCATGGAAGCCATCTCCAGGGCCTGAGGCATGACCGGCAGGGCTTTATAGTCAAACTGCAAGGTGACACGCCCTTTGCCGCTCATTTCGTAGGCGTGGCCGGCCAGCCCGAAACCGGTGACGTCGGTGGCGGCGCTGACGTCGAAGTCGCGCATGGCCCGCGCGGCGTAGAGGTTGAGGCGGGTGAAGATGGCGGCGGCTTCGCGGATCGTCGCGTCGTCGAGCAGGTCGGCTTTGATTCCGGTGGTGATCATCCCCATGCCCAGCGGTTTGGTGAGGATGAGAAGATCGCCGACGCGGGGCGTGTCGTTGCGGATGAGCCGGTCGGGATGGATGAGGCCGTTGACGCTGAGGCCGTAGAGCATTTCGGGGGTTTCGATGGTGTGGCCCCCCACGACCGTGCCGCCGGCCTCTTTGACTTTGTCGGCGCCGCCGGCGAGGATTTCGGCGAGGATTTCGGGGGTGAGGTGGCAGTTGTCGAAACCGACGATATTGAGCGCCGAGAGCGCCTCCGCCCCCATGGCGAAGACGTCGCTGAGGCTGTTGGCTGCCGCCGTCTGGCCGTAGACGAAGGGGTCGTCCACGACCGGCGTGATGATGTCGACGGTCTGGACGACGGCCAGCTCATTTTGCAGCCGTATCACCGCCGCGTCGTCGTTGCTCCCGATGCCCACCAGCACCCGCTCGTCGTCGCTTCCCAGGTTGAGAAGAAGTTTCGACAGATCCCCCGGCCCCAGTTTCGCGGCGCAACCGGAGGCTTTGACATATTTGGTCAGTTTCGCGCTGTTGTCCATCTCTCTCATCATATCAATGCCTTTTCATGCGGTGATGGCCTGCGGGAAGATGACACCGTCGATCCCTTTTTGGGCCACCGCCTCCATCTCCGCCTCCTCGCTGACGGGAACGAGGATTTTGGCATCGAAGAGGTAGGTTTCGGCGATGGGCTGGACCTGCTCGGCCAGGTCGAAAGCGCAGAGGATGTAGCGGGCGTGGAGGGCGTTGGCGACAAGGGCGTCGTTGACCGACTCCGCCATGACGCCGTAGGCGAGCCTGTTTTTTTGGCAGTGCTTCGCCAGCGGCTTCGCCTTTTTCAGCGGCCCCAGCCAGAGGGTGGCGTTGGGCGGCGTCTGGGCGATCTCTTCCACCGTCTCCACATAGTGGAGCGGTTCGAAGGGGATGTCGGGATGGCCGATGATGAGCATCACTTCACCCCCGCGCAGCTTTTGGAGCAGTAGTATTTGCCGCTGACGATGATCGCCTCGTGGCTGCTGATGTAGGTGCCGCACTTTTCGCAGGGGACCATGATCTCCTCCTCCTTCTGCGCCTCTTTTCGCCGGGCTTTGCGGTCGGCTTCGTCGGCTTTGCGCCTGCGGTGTTCGGTGACCTGGGGCTTTTTGATGAAAAAGAAGTAGATCGCCCATATGACGGCGACGGTCAGAAGAATTTTCAGCATCGGTTCGCTTCCTTTATCCAGAGGTAGTGGCGTTTGTCACGGGTGACGAGTTCGATGTCGCAGCGCTGTAGCCCTTCGATTTCCGAAAAGACCTGTTCCCCTTTGTAGAAGAGCATCTGCGTCGTTTCGTCGATGAAGGGGCGGCTCCAGCCGATCAGCTCCCGCGTCTCGGTGACGGCACGGGAGGTGATGAGGCTGTAGGGACGTGCCGGTAGCGCTTCGACGCGCCTGGCTTCCACGGTGACATTCTTAAGCCCCAGCTCCCCGGCCGCATAGCGCAAAAAGGCGGCCCGCTTCTGCAGCGGCTCGCAGAGGGTGCAAGGCGTATCGGGAAGGGCGATGGCCAGCACCAGCCCAGGAAAACCCGCCCCCGTGCCGATATCCAGCAGCGAATAGGGAGTCGGCAGAAAGGTCACGGGCCAGAGGGAGTCGAGAATCTGCTCACCGATCGCTTCTTCGGTTTTGGCCCCCGTGAGATTGTGCACCCGGTTCCACTCCATCAGAAGGGCGGCAAAACGCTCCAGCGACGTGACGGTTTCTTTGTCGAGTGTGAGGCCGTTGGTTTCGAGTAAAGATGTTAGTGGCACGGAGGTCCTTTTAGGTCATTGGGCATTGGGCATTGGGCATTGACGCGCCGATAATGATTCTCAAAAATTTTTCCACTTCCCCACCTTCTCACCTTCTCACCTTCTCACGCCGCGCAGCGGTCATCCGTTCGCTAAAAAAGATGCCCCATCTTCTCCCGCTTCACCGCCAGATAGGCTTCGTTGTGGGGGTTGGGTTCTATGACGATGGGGAGGCGTTCGACGATCTGTACGCCTTCGAGGCTTTCGATCTTTTTCGGGTTGTTGGTCAGCAGGCGGATCTTTTTGATCTCGTAGTGGTTCAGTATGGTCTCCACCATTTCGTAGGTGCGTTCGTCCGCGCTGAAACCGAGCTGGTGGTTGGCGGCGACGGTATCGAAGCCTTTGTCCTGCAGCGCGTAGGCGTTGACTTTGTTGAAAAGGCCGATGTTGCGCCCCTCCTGGCGGAGGTAGATCAGCATGCCGCCCTGGCTCTGGATGAAGTGCATCGCGAACTCCAGCTGCTCGCCGCAGTCGCATTTGCGGCTGCCCAGGGCGTCGCCGGTGAGGCATTCGGAGTGGACGCGCACGACGGGCACCTCCGGCATTTCGGGGGTAAAGAGGATCAGGTGCTCCTTGAAACAGCCGTCGGGCAGTTTCTCTTTGAAAGACTGCATTTTAAAAGTGCCGTGACGGGTTGGTAGGTTCGCCACTTCCGAGATTTCGACGTTCATTCGATACTTTTCCTAAATATTTGGTAGAATTATCGCTTTCAATATGTCCGCGATTATATCATAATGTAAAGGTTCGCCATGTTCGCACGGTTCCGCCGAAAACGGCTCCATCCCATCCTGAGAGATCTGGTGCGTGAAACGCATCTAGGTGTCGATGACTTCATCTACCCGCTCTTCGTCCGCAGCGGCGAGGGGGTGAAGAACGAAGTCGCCTCCATGCCCGGAGTCTATCAGATGAGCGTCGATGTGGCGGTGCAGGAGTGCGAGGCGCTCAAAGCCCTGGGCATCTGCTCCGTCATTCTTTTCGGCATTCCCGAGGTCAAGGACAGTGTCGGCAGCGACGCGCTCTGCGAACACGGCATCATCGCCACGGCGCTTCGGGCCATCAAGGCGGCCCATCCCGACATGCTGGTGGTGACGGACCTTTGTTTTTGCGAATATACCGATCACGGCCACTGCGGGGTGCTCGATCCGGTGCTGCAGACCGTGGACAACGACATCACCCTCAAAAACCTGGCGGCCCAGGCGGTGGTCCACGCCAAAGCGGGGGCGGACATGATCGCCCCCAGCGGCATGATGGACGGGATGATCGAAGCGATCCGCAACGGCCTCGACGAGGCGGGATTTTCCCACCTGCCCATCATGAGCTACTCCACCAAATTCGCCAGCGCCTACTACGGCCCTTTCCGCGACGTGGCGGAGAGCGCCCCCAGTTTCGGGGACCGCCGAAGCTACCAGATGGACCCCGCCAACCGCCGGGAAGCGATTCTGGAGAGCCTGGAAGATGAAAAGGAGGGGGCGGACATTCTGATGGTCAAGCCCGCCCTTGCGTACATGGATATCATCCGCGACATCCGGGAAGCAAGCCGGCTTCCTCTGGCGGTCTACAATGTCAGCGGCGAATACAGCATGCTCAAAATGGCCGCCAAAGCCGGCGTTATCGACTACGAACGGGTGATGATGGAGACGCTGCTGGGCTTCAAGCGCGCCGGCGCGGATATCATTATCACCTACCATGCCAAGGAAGCGGCGAAGCTGCTGCAAGGATAAAACGATGCGACACTTTCTGACACTCAAAGATTTCACCAAAGAAGAGATCCTCGAAATGATCGACCTGGGGCTGCGGATCAAGGCGGAGGTGAAAGCCAGGCGCTTCACCCCCTACCTGGAGAAGCAGACACTGGCGATGATCTTCGAAAAGTCGAGCACCCGCACCCGGGTCAGTTTCGAAACGGGCATCTACCAGCTCGGCGGCATGGGGCTCTTTCTCTCCTCCCGTGACATCCAGCTGGGCCGGGGCGAGCCGATGAAAGATACGGCACGGGTTATCGGCCGCATGTGTGACATGGTGATGATCCGCACCTACAGCCAGAGCAAACTGGAAGAGTTTGCCCGCTTCTCTTCGGTTCCCGTCATCAACGGGTTGACCGACGAGTACCACCCGGTGCAGCTGATGGCGGATTACATGACGATGATCGAACACGGCAAGGCCGACAACCCGGTCGTCGCCTATGTGGGCGACGGGAACAACATGGCCCACAGCTGGCTGATGCTGGCGGCCAAACTCGGTTTCGAACTGCGCGTCGCCACCCCCAAGGGGTACGAGTGCAACCCCGACATCGTGGAAGACGCCTTCGAAATCGCCAAAACCAGCGGTGCGACAATCCTCTTTACCGACGACCCCAAAGAGGCGGTGAAGGGGGCCGATGTGGTCACGACCGACACCTGGGTCTCCATGGGGGAAGAGGACGAGAAGGAGAAGCGCCTCAGAGACTTCGCCGGCTACACCGTCGACAGCGGGATGATGAAACTGGCCAAAGCCGACGCC
It encodes the following:
- a CDS encoding MFS transporter, producing the protein MDKFSNHVKNILHGFFLTVGTTVAEPSTILPLMIQHFGGSPMLIGFFTALQRGGAVLMQLFAAYKAQHYARMLPYLRRVFLIRFLSWFLIGVAIWLFGKEHPTLTLWCIGLGLFIFSFSAGFGAIYFREIVAKIFSHRFRGKTMAWRQFFSGLGALLSGAVAAWVLERFSPPYDFAYLFMLSAVLMGIGLLAFATVDEPVKTHFETKIESFSAFLRHALEILRNDRQLQIQVSTFLLAYGYLIAMPFVILDAKETIHLGGKEVGILITTQMVGAMISNALWGKLGSLGRYRLVAIASIAMKLAAILLAFFADTLGAYGLIFFLFGAAGDGSRIASSNLILILAPEAKRPLYVAVQMNIVSLGMFFSILGGALLHVGGYHFLYGVTTLVLAAAFGLSFWLKENSTKF
- a CDS encoding glycosyl transferase; translation: MNERFIRYLKCVGTGAKHNRDLSGEEMADAMTMMLEGSAEPEQIAAFLLGWRLKPESTEEFRAALAVLDSYTKKVPVEKGLELGYPFDGKADNPYLFHLAAAAVAPFGIRPVVYTGELQPSKNGLSVKEACDALDLPANLVRFDRKNYAPALAALTPVRQKLGLRTGLNTLERLPHVGGCDTAVIGVFHKPYVKKYIKIFGDRYERLIILKGNEGTPEIFGKCRLWVYEKGETEEIVVDPAKFGVTYRKSFERISKEEAIAQMREPDEALVKLAKFNAALWLFAKNEAATIAEGWEKIDV
- the htpX gene encoding zinc metalloprotease HtpX; protein product: MEAVKTVILLTLLTLLMVWIGGMFGGTSGMLIALLFAGAMNFFSYFYSDKLVLKHYHAVEVDETTAPGLIAIVRRLAQKAGLPMPKVYIIPEKVPNAFATGRNPRHAAVAVTEGLLDLLNEEEIEGVLAHELSHVRHYDILIGTIAATIAGAIAWIANIMQFGAFFGGGRDEDSPNPIVMLILSIILPLAAGIIQMAVSRSREYEADAGAAYLTGHPEWLESALVKLENYNRQGILPEATPETAHMFIVNPFTGKNVSFANLFRTHPSTEDRIARLEEIRREMAKQA
- a CDS encoding transglutaminase domain-containing protein, encoding MQRRTFLKTLAAVGAAGALPLWAQESGITPGSRRFLVTWDFDIRYEDAKSFPARLWNPLPENRPWQVLRRLKLETDAKAWEINRKNPYDARVLYAEWPKSGRPKRLHLVTEIETRDRSVPLKKIEAASRRNLPIPEAAAFYLQPTFHIPTDGKIKAKADELTRGVKDRFERVKRIYDWVTQVTFRDPKVIGCGVGHAGKMMESGYFGGKCTDISSLFVALLRAAGIPAREVFGIRLGRSHFSKALGKADANGVADITTWQHCRAEYYIPGAGWIPSDPADITKLELVEHRKYEDPRVQELKRRYLHSWEMNWVGFNHARDFVLFPKPEQYPINMLGYPYVEVEDEPLDYYDPKGFSYRFVSRELR
- a CDS encoding mercuric transporter MerT family protein; translated protein: MHTQTLDCRNEACPIPVLRTKEALEAMDEGILDVIVDNVASRENVKRFATRMGCYFEEKRLEDGTTQISIVKGYECRLPDDETSQRAETIVEKERSRRTNRSVWALLLGGIVSAVLASTCCIGPLLFLLFGVSVGSAGFLHLLAPYHTLFTLVAAGVTLWLWIEYFRKRNIPACETILCRKYVWFLGAGTLLVIVMLTYPWWVVFLVNSE
- a CDS encoding heavy metal-associated domain-containing protein gives rise to the protein MKRWIFFTALTASLLWADRIAHIDVEGMTCPLCTVAIKKSLKKTPGVLHAKVRLNSHSATVRFRDDLNASKLLEAIEKVGYKGKILKIEKAE
- the selD gene encoding selenide, water dikinase SelD gives rise to the protein MDNSAKLTKYVKASGCAAKLGPGDLSKLLLNLGSDDERVLVGIGSNDDAAVIRLQNELAVVQTVDIITPVVDDPFVYGQTAAANSLSDVFAMGAEALSALNIVGFDNCHLTPEILAEILAGGADKVKEAGGTVVGGHTIETPEMLYGLSVNGLIHPDRLIRNDTPRVGDLLILTKPLGMGMITTGIKADLLDDATIREAAAIFTRLNLYAARAMRDFDVSAATDVTGFGLAGHAYEMSGKGRVTLQFDYKALPVMPQALEMASMGIIPAGTYTNEGYLNDKTEWRIKGVERMLFYDAQTSGGLLIAVHADDAPRLLQRIRDEGDEYAAIIGEVLPFEKKPLVVE
- a CDS encoding PP0621 family protein, with product MLKILLTVAVIWAIYFFFIKKPQVTEHRRRKADEADRKARRKEAQKEEEIMVPCEKCGTYISSHEAIIVSGKYYCSKSCAGVK
- the rsmG gene encoding 16S rRNA (guanine(527)-N(7))-methyltransferase RsmG; translation: MPLTSLLETNGLTLDKETVTSLERFAALLMEWNRVHNLTGAKTEEAIGEQILDSLWPVTFLPTPYSLLDIGTGAGFPGLVLAIALPDTPCTLCEPLQKRAAFLRYAAGELGLKNVTVEARRVEALPARPYSLITSRAVTETRELIGWSRPFIDETTQMLFYKGEQVFSEIEGLQRCDIELVTRDKRHYLWIKEANRC
- the ribA gene encoding GTP cyclohydrolase II; the protein is MNVEISEVANLPTRHGTFKMQSFKEKLPDGCFKEHLILFTPEMPEVPVVRVHSECLTGDALGSRKCDCGEQLEFAMHFIQSQGGMLIYLRQEGRNIGLFNKVNAYALQDKGFDTVAANHQLGFSADERTYEMVETILNHYEIKKIRLLTNNPKKIESLEGVQIVERLPIVIEPNPHNEAYLAVKREKMGHLF
- the hemB gene encoding porphobilinogen synthase, encoding MFARFRRKRLHPILRDLVRETHLGVDDFIYPLFVRSGEGVKNEVASMPGVYQMSVDVAVQECEALKALGICSVILFGIPEVKDSVGSDALCEHGIIATALRAIKAAHPDMLVVTDLCFCEYTDHGHCGVLDPVLQTVDNDITLKNLAAQAVVHAKAGADMIAPSGMMDGMIEAIRNGLDEAGFSHLPIMSYSTKFASAYYGPFRDVAESAPSFGDRRSYQMDPANRREAILESLEDEKEGADILMVKPALAYMDIIRDIREASRLPLAVYNVSGEYSMLKMAAKAGVIDYERVMMETLLGFKRAGADIIITYHAKEAAKLLQG
- the argF gene encoding ornithine carbamoyltransferase → MRHFLTLKDFTKEEILEMIDLGLRIKAEVKARRFTPYLEKQTLAMIFEKSSTRTRVSFETGIYQLGGMGLFLSSRDIQLGRGEPMKDTARVIGRMCDMVMIRTYSQSKLEEFARFSSVPVINGLTDEYHPVQLMADYMTMIEHGKADNPVVAYVGDGNNMAHSWLMLAAKLGFELRVATPKGYECNPDIVEDAFEIAKTSGATILFTDDPKEAVKGADVVTTDTWVSMGEEDEKEKRLRDFAGYTVDSGMMKLAKADAIFLHCLPAYRGMEVTEEVLEGPQSVVFDEAENRLHAQKGVMVWLDGKRNEA